Proteins from a single region of Synchiropus splendidus isolate RoL2022-P1 chromosome 3, RoL_Sspl_1.0, whole genome shotgun sequence:
- the LOC128755419 gene encoding type I phosphatidylinositol 4,5-bisphosphate 4-phosphatase-A-like isoform X2 — protein sequence MNCDSPITIYVDADENLPPNALLTDTKPALLLPAPTVGDTFTFIRCRVCQHSVSLQGKAHQNVVKCNACKEVTPIKSAPVGKKYVCCQCNLLLICKATAQLIPCPRPSCKRIINLGPIADDSPDTPATSEPIGARVICIHCACSFLWTWTDNSGETLAQCPHCKKISYVGHHYPRRRSAVCSLIFLLIVFSTVGIVTVEG from the exons atgaattgCGATTCCCCCATCACGATCTACGTCGACGCAGATGAAAACCTCCCACCTAATGCTT TATTAACAGACACCAAGCCTGCCCTGCTCTTGCCAGCGCCCACGGTGGGCGACACTTTCACGTTCATCCGTTGCCGGGTCTGTCAGCATTCAGTGTCACTGCAAGGAAAAGCTCACCAGAATGTCGTCAAGTGTAACGCGTGCAAAGAAGTGACG CCAATAAAATCTGCTCCAGTTGGAAAGAAGTATGTGTGCTGCCAGTGCAACCTCCTGTTGATCTGTAAAGCCACTGCCCAGCTTATTCCTTGCCCACGACCTTCTTG TAAGCGCATCATCAATCTTGGACCCATTGCTGATGATAGCCCTGACACTCCTGCGACAAGTGAACCAATTGGCGCCAGAGTCATCTGTATTCACTGCGCCTGCTCCTTCCTG TGGACTTGGACGGACAATTCTGGGGAGACCCTTGCGCAGTGTCCACACTGCAAGAAAAT TTCCTACGTGGGTCATCACTACCCCAGAAGGAGGAGCGCAGTCTGCAGTCTAATTTTCCTCCTTATTGTCTTCTCCACTGTTGGAATCGTG
- the LOC128755419 gene encoding type I phosphatidylinositol 4,5-bisphosphate 4-phosphatase-A-like isoform X1 — translation MNCDSPITIYVDADENLPPNALLTDTKPALLLPAPTVGDTFTFIRCRVCQHSVSLQGKAHQNVVKCNACKEVTPIKSAPVGKKYVCCQCNLLLICKATAQLIPCPRPSCKRIINLGPIADDSPDTPATSEPIGARVICIHCACSFLWTWTDNSGETLAQCPHCKKISYVGHHYPRRRSAVCSLIFLLIVFSTVGIVAATWKLAQKYTVLYLAWGQMALPAVYSLTRAIYWMNLKTSDPVSSVTADDGIEC, via the exons atgaattgCGATTCCCCCATCACGATCTACGTCGACGCAGATGAAAACCTCCCACCTAATGCTT TATTAACAGACACCAAGCCTGCCCTGCTCTTGCCAGCGCCCACGGTGGGCGACACTTTCACGTTCATCCGTTGCCGGGTCTGTCAGCATTCAGTGTCACTGCAAGGAAAAGCTCACCAGAATGTCGTCAAGTGTAACGCGTGCAAAGAAGTGACG CCAATAAAATCTGCTCCAGTTGGAAAGAAGTATGTGTGCTGCCAGTGCAACCTCCTGTTGATCTGTAAAGCCACTGCCCAGCTTATTCCTTGCCCACGACCTTCTTG TAAGCGCATCATCAATCTTGGACCCATTGCTGATGATAGCCCTGACACTCCTGCGACAAGTGAACCAATTGGCGCCAGAGTCATCTGTATTCACTGCGCCTGCTCCTTCCTG TGGACTTGGACGGACAATTCTGGGGAGACCCTTGCGCAGTGTCCACACTGCAAGAAAAT TTCCTACGTGGGTCATCACTACCCCAGAAGGAGGAGCGCAGTCTGCAGTCTAATTTTCCTCCTTATTGTCTTCTCCACTGTTGGAATCGTG GCTGCGACATGGAAGCTTGCTCAGAAATATACGGTGCTGTACTTGGCGTGGGGACAGATGGCTCTTCCTGCAGTGTATTCCTTGACAAGAGCTATCTATTGGATGAATCTGAAAACTAGCGACCCTGTTTCAAGTGTCACAGCGGATGATGGGATTGAATGTTAG